The following coding sequences lie in one Betaproteobacteria bacterium genomic window:
- a CDS encoding hemerythrin domain-containing protein: protein MSDVINILLQEHRNISRVLDLIQRQAANLASRAPVNYRLLESCFQYLSSYPEKCHHPKEDLVYRKLRSNCPDIVDSLRDLVDEHETLAYFTRNLRRSIAVVQHQLPTVNTPLAEQLTTYLDAYHLHMATEEKCFFPLALKRLSHDELAEIDFTLFDQPDHLFDREAEAKLAELHRAISQSGAVEDLRADHREEAAWLAALHDIANFNDAMQRAGDPVLLARSSSGGYELKDGGQVLLYIPPCSESRAAWCAYYYRKATNPPDNVFTIDRAG from the coding sequence ATGTCGGACGTCATCAATATCCTGCTGCAGGAGCATCGCAATATTTCCCGGGTGCTGGACCTCATCCAGCGGCAAGCGGCCAATTTGGCCAGCCGCGCGCCGGTGAACTATCGTTTGCTGGAGAGTTGCTTCCAGTATCTGTCGAGTTATCCCGAGAAATGCCATCACCCGAAGGAAGACCTGGTCTACCGGAAATTGCGCAGCAACTGCCCGGATATCGTGGATTCGCTCAGGGACCTGGTCGATGAGCACGAGACGCTTGCGTATTTCACGCGGAACCTGCGGCGCAGCATCGCGGTCGTGCAGCATCAATTGCCGACGGTCAACACACCATTGGCCGAACAACTGACCACTTATCTGGACGCCTACCATCTGCACATGGCGACGGAAGAAAAGTGTTTCTTTCCTCTGGCGCTGAAGCGGCTCAGTCACGATGAGCTCGCGGAAATCGATTTCACGCTCTTCGATCAACCGGATCATCTGTTTGACCGCGAAGCCGAAGCGAAGCTCGCCGAATTGCACCGGGCCATTTCCCAATCGGGCGCGGTCGAAGACCTGCGGGCCGACCACCGCGAAGAGGCCGCGTGGCTCGCCGCGCTACATGACATCGCCAATTTCAACGACGCCATGCAACGCGCCGGCGATCCGGTTTTGCTGGCCCGCTCGTCCAGCGGCGGTTATGAACTGAAAGATGGCGGACAGGTGCTGCTGTACATCCCGCCCTGCAGCGAATCCCGCGCAGCGTGGTGCGCCTACTACTACCGCAAGGCGACCAACCCACCTGACAATGTTTTTACCATTGATCGCGCGGGGTAG